In one Sesamum indicum cultivar Zhongzhi No. 13 linkage group LG12, S_indicum_v1.0, whole genome shotgun sequence genomic region, the following are encoded:
- the LOC105174959 gene encoding meiotic recombination protein SPO11-1 isoform X1 — protein sequence MEGKHCSVNSYDLLKKIRELTRSIIEDVCNDRLPALYIDQFSSYCTGDSGNCCCSYDLPKGKEILMLRKESQARRWDVLLRVLLIVQQLLQENKHGSKRDIYYMHPSVFKEQCVVDRAINDICILLQCSRHNLNVVSVGNGLVMGWLRFEEAGRKFDCINCPNTAHHIPIHVEDVEDVISVAEYILVVEKESVFQRLSNDQFCRQNRCIIVTGKGYPDVPTRRFLRLLIETLRLPVYCLVDCDPYGIDILTTYRFGSMQIAYDSKSLRIPEIRWLGAFLSDYEKYQFPQQCLLPLTAEDKQKAGGLLNRCYMEREVPYWRSELQLMLDRGIKFEIEALSAHSLTFLSENYLPSKIQEGAYI from the exons ATGGAGGGGAAGCATTGCAGTGTCAATAGCTATGACTTGCTGAAGAAAATCCGAG AACTCACGCGATCAATTATTGAAGACGTATGTAACGATCGATTGCCAGCCTTGTACATTGATCAATTTAGTTCCTATTGTACCGGTGATTCTGGAAACTG CTGTTGCAGCTATGATTTGCcaaaaggaaaggaaattcTCATGCTGCGGAAAGAAAGTCAAGCACGTAGGTGGG ATGTGTTGCTAAGAGTATTGTTAATTGTTCAGCAACTCctccaagaaaacaaacatggtTCCAAAAGGGATATTTATTACATGCACCCTTCAGTTTTTAAAG AACAATGTGTCGTTGATCGAGCAATAAATGACATTTGCATCCTTCTGCAGTGCAGTCGCCACAACTTGAATGTG GTATCTGTTGGAAATGG ATTGGTAATGGGCTGGCTGAGATTTGAAGAAGCTGGGAGGAAATTTGATTGCATCAACTGTCCTAACACG GCACACCATATCCCTATCCATGTAGAAGATGTGGAAG ATGTAATCAGTGTGGCTGAGTACATTTTAGTTGTGGAAAAAGAATCAG TCTTTCAGCGGCTGTCAAACGATCAGTTCTGTAGGCAAAACCGCTGCATCATTGTCACT GGAAAAGGATACCCGGACGTTCCCACAAGACG ATTTTTGCGCCTCCTTATTGAGACGTTGCGTTTGCCTGTCTATTGCTTGGTAGATTGTGATCCATATGGTATAGATATCTTGACAACATATCGCTTTGGTTCTATG CAAATTGCTTATGATTCCAAATCTCTTCGCATCCCTGAGATTCGTTGGCTTGGAGCATTTTTATCTGACTATGAGAAGTATCAGTTCCCACAACAGTGCCTCCTACCTTTGACAGCTGAAG ATAAGCAGAAAGCCGGAGGCTTATTAAATAGGTGTTACATGGAACGAGAAGTCCCGTATTGGAG GTCCGAACTTCAGTTGATGCTGGACAGAGGAATCAAATTCGAGATTGAAGCATTATCAGCACACTCACTCACATTCTTGTCAGAGAATTATCTGCCATCCAAGATCCAGGAGGGAGCATACATTTAA
- the LOC105174960 gene encoding cysteine synthase 2 has translation MAPPARTAGAAVTALSVIAMLSYIILSNSRSRSKSSSRRATVKNSGSGLVAAIGNTPLIRINSLSDATGCEILGKAEFLNPGGSVKDRVAVKIIEEALETGALAPGGVVTEGSAGSTAISLATVAPAYGCRCHVVIPDDAAIEKSQILEALGATVERVRPVSITHREHFVNIARRRASEMNELALKNEKISETSNHIVESHGSNCLADCKGGFFADQFENLANFRAHYEGTGPEIWEQVGGKLDAFVAAAGTGGTVAGVSRFLKEKKSSIKCFLIDPPGSGLFNKVTRGVMYTREEAEGRRLKNPFDTITEGIGINRLTENFKLAALDGAFRGSDREAVEMSRYLLKTDGLFLGSSSAMNCVGAVKVAQKMGPGHTIVTVLCDSGMRHLSKFYDAQYLSQHELTPSASGLEFLGLGADMKILNGKHTPKS, from the exons ATGGCGCCGCCTGCGAGAACTGCCGGCGCCGCTGTGACTGCACTTTCGGTGATAGCCATGCTCTCTTACATAATTCTAAGCAATAGTAGGTCTCGTTCGAAATCTTCAAGCAGGAGGGCCACAGTTAAAAATTCCGGAAGTGGACTCGTCGCCGCCATTGGCAACACTCCTCTCATTAGGATCAATAGCCTCTCCGACGCCACTGGATGCGAA ATTCTGGGGAAAGCGGAGTTCTTAAATCCTGGAGGGAGCGTGAAAGATAGGGTGGCAGTCAAAATCATTGAAGAG GCCCTGGAAACTGGAGCTCTAGCTCCCGGCGGGGTAGTCACAGAAGGAAGTGCTGGAAGCACGGCTATTAGTCTTGCAACAGTTGCTCCAGCCTATGGATGCAGGTGCCATGTTGTTATCCCTGATGACGCTGCCATTGAGAAG TCTCAAATTCTGGAAGCTCTTGGTGCCACCGTTGAGAGGGTTAGACCTGTCTCAATCACACACAGAGAACACTTTGTAAATATTGCAAGGAGAAGGGCGTCGGAGATGAATGAACTAGCATTGAAGAATGAAAAGATTAGCGAAACTAGCAACCATATTGTGGAATCGCATGGTTCAAATTGCTTAGCTGACTGCAAGGGTGGTTTCTTTGCAGATCAATTTGAGAACCTTGCAAATTTTAGGGCTCACTATGAGGGTACTGGACCTGAGATTTGGGAACAAGTTGGTGGGAAATTGGATGCATTTGTTGCTGCTGCTGGCACTGGTGGCACGGTAGCTGGAGTTTCTCGGTTTTTAAAG GAGAAGAAATCATCTATCAAGTGCTTTCTGATTGACCCACCTGGTTCTGGGTTGTTCAACAAGGTGACAAGAGGCGTGATGTACACTAGAGAGGAGGCTGAAGGGCGGAGGTTGAAAAACCCTTTTGATACAATCACAGAAGGAATTGGAATCAACAGACTgacagaaaattttaaactgGCTGCACTTGATGGGGCTTTCAGAGGCTCCGATAGGGAGGCTGTTGAAATGTCTAG GTATTTATTGAAGACCGATGGACTCTTTCTTGGAAGTTCATCAGCGATGAACTGTGTTGGAGCTGTCAAAGTGGCACAAAAAATGGGTCCTGGTCATACGATTGTCACAGTTTTATGCGATAGTGGGATGAGGCACCTTAGTAAGTTTTACGATGCCCAGTACTTATCCCAGCATGAATTGACACCTTCAGCGTCTGGATTGGAGTTCCTTGGTCTTGGTGCTG ATATGAAGATTCTGAACGGGAAACACACGCCAAAGAGTTGA
- the LOC105174959 gene encoding meiotic recombination protein SPO11-1 isoform X2 has protein sequence MSKELEIVDWCAIFLWVCLCSCCSYDLPKGKEILMLRKESQARRWDVLLRVLLIVQQLLQENKHGSKRDIYYMHPSVFKEQCVVDRAINDICILLQCSRHNLNVVSVGNGLVMGWLRFEEAGRKFDCINCPNTAHHIPIHVEDVEDVISVAEYILVVEKESVFQRLSNDQFCRQNRCIIVTGKGYPDVPTRRFLRLLIETLRLPVYCLVDCDPYGIDILTTYRFGSMQIAYDSKSLRIPEIRWLGAFLSDYEKYQFPQQCLLPLTAEDKQKAGGLLNRCYMEREVPYWRSELQLMLDRGIKFEIEALSAHSLTFLSENYLPSKIQEGAYI, from the exons ATGAGTAAGGAACTTGAGATTGTAGACTGGTGTGCGATTTTCCTTTGGGTGTGTTTATGCAGCTGTTGCAGCTATGATTTGCcaaaaggaaaggaaattcTCATGCTGCGGAAAGAAAGTCAAGCACGTAGGTGGG ATGTGTTGCTAAGAGTATTGTTAATTGTTCAGCAACTCctccaagaaaacaaacatggtTCCAAAAGGGATATTTATTACATGCACCCTTCAGTTTTTAAAG AACAATGTGTCGTTGATCGAGCAATAAATGACATTTGCATCCTTCTGCAGTGCAGTCGCCACAACTTGAATGTG GTATCTGTTGGAAATGG ATTGGTAATGGGCTGGCTGAGATTTGAAGAAGCTGGGAGGAAATTTGATTGCATCAACTGTCCTAACACG GCACACCATATCCCTATCCATGTAGAAGATGTGGAAG ATGTAATCAGTGTGGCTGAGTACATTTTAGTTGTGGAAAAAGAATCAG TCTTTCAGCGGCTGTCAAACGATCAGTTCTGTAGGCAAAACCGCTGCATCATTGTCACT GGAAAAGGATACCCGGACGTTCCCACAAGACG ATTTTTGCGCCTCCTTATTGAGACGTTGCGTTTGCCTGTCTATTGCTTGGTAGATTGTGATCCATATGGTATAGATATCTTGACAACATATCGCTTTGGTTCTATG CAAATTGCTTATGATTCCAAATCTCTTCGCATCCCTGAGATTCGTTGGCTTGGAGCATTTTTATCTGACTATGAGAAGTATCAGTTCCCACAACAGTGCCTCCTACCTTTGACAGCTGAAG ATAAGCAGAAAGCCGGAGGCTTATTAAATAGGTGTTACATGGAACGAGAAGTCCCGTATTGGAG GTCCGAACTTCAGTTGATGCTGGACAGAGGAATCAAATTCGAGATTGAAGCATTATCAGCACACTCACTCACATTCTTGTCAGAGAATTATCTGCCATCCAAGATCCAGGAGGGAGCATACATTTAA
- the LOC105174958 gene encoding uncharacterized protein LOC105174958 → MEEKRVESSKEFMMPSQVKNIIPHLLLSLSLFSFVFSYSSSLLSLHSPNKFPYFSTNNSFLNKNCLFLICNGLLVFLAKTSGTLVPPPPKQVLEKLYVLEEISAHPKQEEEEETKEKSGQGAKDQVSIFIEEEEGGGDLEDERGSCWLFDDEQLYGEEAEEEEEEEEKEEMSTEEMNKKFEDFIRRMKEEIMINEATHNNLLILN, encoded by the coding sequence atggaagaaaagaGAGTTGAAAGCTCCAAGGAATTCATGATGCCCTCTCAAGTGAAGAACATCATCCCTCACCTActcctctccctctccctaTTTTCCTTTGTCTTCTCCTACTCCTCATCTTTACTCAGTCTCCACTCCCCCAATAAGTTCCCCTACTTCTCCACCAACAACTCCTTCCTCAACAAAAACTGTTTGTTTCTCATATGCAACGGCCTCCTCGTATTTCTAGCCAAAACCTCCGGTACTCTCGTCCCACCGCCGCCCAAACAAGTACTGGAGAAACTGTACGTGTTGGAGGAAATTAGTGCTCACccaaaacaagaagaagaagaagaaacaaaggAGAAGAGTGGGCAAGGGGCAAAGGATCAAGTATCCATCTTCATTGAAGAGGAGGAAGGAGGCGGTGATTTGGAGGATGAGCGTGGAAGCTGTTGGCTTTTTGATGATGAACAGCTTTACGGAGAAGAagcggaggaggaggaggaagaagaagagaaggagGAGATGAGTACGGAAGAGATGAACAAGAAGTTTGAAGATTTCATAAGGAGGATGAAGGAGGAGATTATGATTAATGAAGCCACACACAACAACCTGcttatacttaattaa